Proteins encoded within one genomic window of Amycolatopsis nigrescens CSC17Ta-90:
- a CDS encoding MbtH family protein has protein sequence MTNPFDDQDGGYLTLVNAAGQHSLWPGEVAVADGWTVAYGPATREACLEYAEAHWTDLRPAG, from the coding sequence ATGACGAACCCCTTTGACGACCAGGACGGCGGCTACCTGACGCTGGTCAACGCCGCGGGCCAGCATTCGCTGTGGCCGGGGGAGGTCGCTGTGGCGGACGGCTGGACGGTCGCGTACGGGCCGGCCACGCGCGAGGCGTGCCTGGAATACGCGGAGGCGCACTGGACCGATCTGCGGCCGGCAGGTTAG
- a CDS encoding FAD-dependent oxidoreductase produces MGKLIGDRAVVLGGSMAGLLAARVLSEAYAQVLVVDRDRLLGVTSARRGVPQGRHVHGLLARGQQIIEELFPGFTGEMVADGVPLSDLSDTVRWYFNGRRLASAPSGLTCVAATRPRLERQVRTRVAALANVSFAEECDIAGLTSTLDRTRVTGVRVWRHATGAEETIEADLVVDATGRGSRTPGWLAELGYARPTEDRVKIDLSYTTRRYRLPADEVFGRDVSINPVSTPSHPRGAFFTRIEDGFTALSLTGVLGDSAPTDPDGFLEWCRSLPVPEIYRAVRDAEPLDDPVSFRYPASFRRHYERLERFPERLLVLGDAACSFNPVYGQGMTVAALESLTLREHLRRGVPPRPLEFLKDISDVIEVPWGISAGGDLSFPDIQGARPLKVRAMNGYMAKLQAAATRDGSITRTFMRVAGLVEPPQALMRPGMLVRVLRNARRPLESTSGTPSPDLSARR; encoded by the coding sequence ATGGGAAAGCTCATCGGAGACCGAGCAGTGGTGCTCGGCGGCAGCATGGCCGGGCTGCTCGCGGCGCGGGTGCTCTCCGAGGCATACGCGCAGGTGCTGGTGGTCGACCGCGACCGGCTGCTCGGCGTCACCTCGGCCAGGCGCGGCGTACCGCAGGGGCGGCACGTGCACGGCCTGCTGGCGCGTGGCCAGCAGATCATCGAGGAGCTGTTCCCCGGGTTCACCGGCGAGATGGTCGCGGACGGGGTGCCGCTTTCGGACCTGTCCGACACCGTGCGCTGGTACTTCAACGGCCGCCGCCTCGCGTCCGCGCCCTCCGGGCTGACCTGCGTGGCCGCGACCAGGCCCCGGCTGGAACGTCAGGTGCGCACCCGGGTGGCCGCGCTGGCGAACGTGTCCTTCGCCGAAGAATGCGACATCGCCGGCCTGACGAGCACCCTGGACCGAACCAGGGTGACCGGGGTGCGGGTGTGGCGGCATGCCACCGGCGCCGAAGAGACCATCGAGGCCGATCTGGTGGTGGACGCCACCGGCCGCGGCTCGCGGACCCCCGGCTGGCTGGCCGAGCTGGGCTACGCCCGGCCGACCGAAGACCGGGTGAAGATCGACCTGAGCTACACCACCCGCCGCTACCGGCTGCCCGCGGACGAGGTGTTCGGCCGGGACGTGTCGATCAACCCGGTGTCCACCCCGTCGCACCCGCGAGGCGCCTTCTTCACCCGCATCGAAGACGGCTTCACCGCACTGTCGCTCACCGGCGTTCTCGGCGACAGCGCGCCGACCGACCCGGACGGTTTCCTCGAATGGTGCCGTTCCCTGCCGGTGCCGGAGATCTACCGCGCCGTGCGGGACGCCGAACCACTGGACGACCCGGTGTCGTTCCGCTACCCGGCGAGTTTCCGGCGCCATTACGAGCGGCTGGAACGCTTTCCCGAGCGGCTGCTCGTGCTCGGGGACGCGGCGTGCAGCTTCAACCCCGTGTACGGCCAGGGCATGACCGTGGCGGCTTTGGAATCGCTGACGCTGCGCGAGCACCTGCGCCGCGGAGTCCCGCCGCGGCCGCTGGAATTCCTCAAGGACATCTCCGACGTGATCGAGGTGCCGTGGGGCATTTCGGCCGGCGGCGACCTGAGCTTCCCCGACATCCAGGGCGCACGGCCGCTGAAGGTGCGCGCGATGAACGGGTACATGGCCAAGCTTCAGGCCGCCGCCACCCGCGACGGCAGCATCACCAGGACCTTCATGCGGGTGGCCGGGCTCGTCGAGCCGCCGCAGGCGCTGATGCGCCCCGGGATGCTGGTCCGCGTGCTGCGCAACGCCCGCCGTCCACTGGAGTCCACCTCCGGCACACCGTCCCCCGACCTTTCTGCCAGGAGGTAG
- a CDS encoding DUF397 domain-containing protein produces the protein MTAHDLRTNWRKSTYSGDKENCVEVAIGSDAVGVRDTKNRQAGHLAITPGAWRAFLECAAR, from the coding sequence ATGACGGCACATGACCTGCGCACCAATTGGCGCAAGTCAACGTACTCGGGAGACAAAGAGAATTGCGTAGAGGTGGCTATCGGCTCTGATGCGGTCGGTGTCCGCGACACCAAGAACCGGCAGGCGGGGCACCTCGCGATCACTCCGGGCGCGTGGCGTGCGTTCCTGGAGTGCGCGGCCCGCTGA
- a CDS encoding acyl-CoA dehydrogenase family protein produces the protein MTAAARVEEQGFPLPPEPGLTPAEIIARAEAIALTLVPRQAETEERTYYALDTHERFTRAGFYRILVPRRYGGYEFGVETFARVAMALARGCPSTGWMYQFGAAHALAVATLFGARAQDELFAGGDFICPATVAPSGTAEPDGDGGWLVNGTWAYCSGAPYATHFLGHTLVASEEGAPPEPMLFIAPRELWRLGSDWGGQLGLKGSGSHSITLDNARIPGDFALDMHLSRHSVTGGTPGRTLHRSPEYGGGPLSFMLLELGFLAVGMAKGALDAYEELMRSRNTLFPPIVSRVDDPDYQFRYGEATGMIAAAEAAIMNALRQWSDLCALEPAAFTRQEELRLALISREAVRLSWRAVEGQLFPTAGSSSVRHGERVERVWRDMSMMHSHAGLGVFLTNLANRELARARFDAA, from the coding sequence ATGACTGCTGCCGCCCGTGTCGAAGAACAGGGCTTCCCCCTTCCGCCCGAACCGGGCCTGACGCCGGCCGAGATCATCGCGCGGGCGGAGGCGATCGCGCTGACCCTGGTGCCACGCCAGGCCGAGACCGAAGAGCGCACCTACTACGCGCTGGACACGCACGAGCGGTTCACCAGGGCCGGTTTCTACCGGATACTGGTGCCCCGGCGCTACGGCGGTTACGAGTTCGGGGTGGAGACCTTCGCCAGGGTCGCGATGGCACTGGCCCGCGGCTGCCCGTCCACCGGGTGGATGTACCAGTTCGGCGCGGCGCACGCGCTCGCCGTGGCCACCCTGTTCGGTGCGCGGGCGCAGGACGAGCTGTTCGCCGGCGGGGATTTCATCTGCCCGGCCACGGTGGCCCCGAGCGGCACCGCCGAGCCCGACGGCGATGGTGGCTGGCTGGTCAACGGGACCTGGGCGTACTGCTCGGGAGCGCCGTATGCGACGCATTTCCTCGGCCACACCCTGGTCGCCAGCGAAGAAGGGGCACCGCCGGAGCCGATGTTGTTCATCGCGCCACGGGAACTGTGGCGGCTCGGCAGCGACTGGGGCGGCCAGTTGGGGCTGAAGGGCAGTGGCTCGCACAGCATCACTCTGGACAACGCCCGCATTCCCGGTGATTTCGCCCTCGACATGCATCTGAGCCGGCACAGCGTCACCGGTGGAACCCCGGGCCGGACGTTGCACCGGAGCCCGGAATACGGCGGCGGCCCGCTGAGCTTCATGTTGCTGGAGCTGGGTTTCCTGGCGGTCGGCATGGCGAAGGGCGCGCTCGACGCGTACGAGGAGCTGATGCGCTCGCGAAACACGCTGTTCCCGCCGATCGTGTCCAGAGTGGACGATCCGGACTACCAGTTCCGGTACGGCGAGGCGACCGGCATGATCGCCGCCGCCGAGGCCGCGATCATGAACGCGCTGCGGCAGTGGAGCGACCTGTGCGCACTCGAGCCGGCGGCGTTCACCCGGCAGGAGGAGCTGCGGCTCGCCCTGATCAGCCGCGAGGCGGTCCGGCTGAGCTGGCGCGCGGTGGAGGGTCAGCTGTTCCCCACCGCCGGTTCCAGCTCGGTGCGCCACGGCGAGCGGGTGGAACGGGTGTGGCGCGACATGTCCATGATGCACAGCCACGCCGGGCTCGGGGTGTTCCTGACGAACTTGGCGAACAGGGAGCTGGCCAGAGCCCGCTTCGACGCCGCGTGA
- a CDS encoding FAD-binding oxidoreductase: MTTIDEPGTSIALPAEPAYQDATRVFNLAAPARPAAALTARTVEEIRAALRYAESEGLPVRVHTTGHASAAVRPILDSLLIRTRLTGGVEIDAARRVARIPAGTCWGAVVEAACEHGLTAAHGSSATVGVVGYLLGGGMSFYGRKRGLAANSVRAIELVTADGEPRRVDASADPELFWALRGGGGGFGVVTAVELGLFPAAEVITGAAYWPAAHAGRLLSVWRRWTLDAPWDVTTSMRMMNLPRAPNVPPELAAGPTLCVDGAVLCEDGDLAGASSHAEDLLGPLRAVAEPVLDTWQTTTASAVLHAHMDPDQPMPVIGDHLLLGELGADGAAEFLRVLGEGSGSPLIAAGLRQLGGAYSVPPPDAGALGHFEARYSYAGSGVPMGGVTAEELRAHCEKVREALGPWDTGRTAPSFVEHFGQPQGHLTEEQVLAVDRVRARVDPGGLFRGDIAPNATALG, translated from the coding sequence ATGACCACGATCGACGAGCCGGGCACGAGCATCGCGCTGCCCGCCGAACCCGCTTACCAGGACGCGACCCGGGTGTTCAACCTGGCCGCACCGGCCCGGCCGGCGGCGGCGCTGACCGCGCGCACCGTCGAGGAGATCCGGGCCGCGCTGCGGTATGCGGAGAGCGAAGGGTTGCCGGTGCGGGTGCACACCACCGGGCACGCGTCGGCCGCGGTCCGGCCCATCCTGGACTCGCTGCTGATCCGGACCAGGCTGACGGGCGGGGTCGAGATCGACGCCGCCCGGCGGGTGGCGCGGATCCCGGCGGGCACTTGCTGGGGCGCGGTGGTCGAGGCCGCCTGCGAGCACGGCCTGACCGCGGCGCACGGTTCGTCGGCGACGGTCGGCGTGGTCGGCTATCTGCTGGGCGGCGGAATGAGCTTCTACGGCCGCAAGCGCGGCCTGGCAGCGAACAGCGTCCGCGCCATCGAGCTGGTCACCGCGGACGGTGAACCGCGCCGGGTGGACGCGTCGGCCGACCCGGAGCTGTTCTGGGCGCTGCGCGGCGGTGGCGGGGGCTTCGGTGTCGTCACCGCGGTCGAGCTCGGCCTGTTCCCCGCCGCCGAGGTGATCACCGGTGCGGCCTACTGGCCCGCCGCGCACGCCGGGCGCCTGCTGTCGGTCTGGCGTCGGTGGACCCTGGACGCGCCGTGGGACGTGACCACCTCGATGCGGATGATGAACCTGCCGCGGGCGCCGAACGTGCCGCCCGAGCTGGCGGCCGGCCCGACGTTGTGCGTGGACGGCGCGGTGCTCTGCGAGGACGGCGACCTGGCCGGCGCGAGCAGCCACGCGGAGGATCTGCTCGGGCCGCTGCGCGCGGTGGCCGAGCCGGTGCTCGACACCTGGCAGACGACAACGGCTTCGGCCGTGCTGCACGCGCATATGGACCCTGACCAGCCGATGCCCGTCATCGGCGACCACCTGCTGCTCGGCGAGCTCGGTGCCGATGGTGCCGCCGAGTTCCTGCGCGTGCTCGGCGAGGGCTCCGGCTCCCCGCTGATCGCGGCCGGGCTGCGCCAGCTCGGCGGCGCGTACTCGGTGCCGCCCCCGGACGCCGGCGCGCTCGGTCATTTCGAGGCCCGCTATTCCTACGCGGGTTCCGGGGTGCCGATGGGCGGGGTCACCGCCGAGGAGCTCAGGGCCCACTGCGAGAAGGTGCGGGAGGCGCTCGGACCGTGGGACACCGGCCGGACCGCGCCCTCGTTCGTGGAACATTTCGGGCAGCCACAAGGACATCTCACCGAGGAGCAGGTGCTGGCCGTGGACCGCGTCCGCGCGCGGGTGGATCCGGGCGGGCTCTTCCGCGGGGACATCGCCCCCAACGCGACCGCACTCGGCTGA
- a CDS encoding alcohol dehydrogenase catalytic domain-containing protein produces MKAAVIPEVNGRWELLDVPMPQPGPGEVLIKVAACGMCVNDVMATRGQIPFPAITPAITGHEPVGEVVELGRGVTSRAVGDRVGATWVRATCGRCDYCRLGLPVTGQSVFNCVAPVTTGFSVQGGHAEYLVAGADETVLIPDGLSAELAAPVLCAGYTSWSALCQAEPGPGERVAVLGVGGLGHLALQFSHTCGYETVAMTNSAEKHELAGKLGADFVVGSGAELREAGGADVILVTAPSYSAATEAMQGLRVGGRLVLAGIDPDESFVIPPAVVYPFFAQGNRILGATHNGLPYLREALRLVAEGRVTPMVEVFEMAEVADAVDRVGKGDVRFRAVVKY; encoded by the coding sequence ATGAAGGCAGCCGTGATACCCGAGGTCAACGGCCGGTGGGAGTTGCTCGACGTGCCGATGCCGCAACCCGGGCCGGGGGAGGTGCTGATCAAGGTGGCCGCCTGCGGCATGTGCGTGAACGACGTGATGGCCACCCGCGGGCAGATCCCGTTCCCGGCGATCACCCCGGCGATCACCGGGCACGAACCGGTGGGCGAGGTGGTCGAACTCGGTCGCGGTGTCACCAGCCGCGCGGTGGGCGACCGGGTGGGCGCCACCTGGGTGCGGGCCACCTGCGGGCGTTGCGACTACTGCCGGCTCGGCCTGCCGGTGACCGGGCAGTCGGTGTTCAACTGCGTCGCGCCGGTCACCACCGGGTTCAGCGTGCAGGGCGGCCACGCGGAGTACTTGGTGGCCGGCGCCGACGAGACCGTGCTGATCCCGGACGGGCTGTCCGCTGAACTGGCGGCTCCGGTGCTGTGCGCCGGCTACACCAGTTGGAGCGCGCTGTGCCAGGCCGAGCCGGGGCCGGGCGAACGGGTCGCGGTGCTCGGGGTCGGTGGGCTGGGGCACCTGGCCCTGCAGTTCTCGCACACCTGCGGGTACGAGACCGTCGCGATGACCAACTCGGCCGAGAAGCACGAGCTGGCCGGAAAACTCGGCGCGGACTTCGTTGTGGGCAGTGGCGCGGAGCTCCGGGAGGCCGGCGGCGCCGACGTGATCCTGGTGACCGCCCCGTCCTACAGCGCGGCCACCGAGGCGATGCAGGGCCTGCGCGTCGGCGGCAGGCTGGTGCTGGCCGGTATCGACCCCGACGAGTCCTTCGTCATCCCTCCCGCCGTCGTCTATCCGTTCTTCGCGCAGGGCAACCGGATTCTGGGCGCGACGCACAACGGCCTGCCGTATCTCCGCGAAGCCCTGCGCCTGGTGGCGGAGGGCAGGGTCACCCCGATGGTCGAGGTTTTCGAGATGGCGGAAGTGGCCGACGCGGTGGACCGGGTCGGCAAGGGCGACGTCCGTTTCCGCGCCGTCGTCAAATACTGA
- a CDS encoding non-ribosomal peptide synthetase — protein MVHTSIPECFAAQVARTPDAVAVSSGALQLTYRELDERAGRLAQRLRDLGTLPEEPVAIDMDRSAVLVVAILAVLKAGASYLPLHSAYPIERSQRIVDGAGCRVLLADEVTRRRGLPRGCTVVLADDELEYASRPEPGVTAPAGPNRIAYLMHTSGSTGQPKGVAVTHRGVLGLALDSCWDGGRHERVLMVAPYAFGVSTYELWVPLLRGGRIVIPAPGPLDVRGLRREITEGQITGLHLTAGLFRVIADEAPDCLDGVREVLTGGDVIAPKAVQRVLEACPDLVVRAMYGGTEVSSFATSSPMTAPYRASTSVPVGRALDDVELHILDAALRPVGRGEVGELYIGGERLALGYAGRAGLTAERFVADPFAGGGRRLYRTGDLMRWTPDGLLEFVGRASDQVKIRGFRVELGEVEAVLAGHAGVAHVAVVAKAPEPGEQRLVAYVVPGHGEFDTTALLAHAAASLPEYMLPSTVVVLTELPLTSNGKLDRAALPEPVFATAGGYRAPETPRQEALCALFTEVLGVARVGVDDSFFDLDGQSLLAMRLVSRIGALLDVELSIADVFNAPTVSDLDKLIEDMAPADESLVDSATKGRNG, from the coding sequence ATGGTGCACACCTCCATACCGGAGTGTTTCGCCGCTCAGGTGGCGCGGACACCGGACGCGGTCGCGGTTTCCAGCGGCGCGCTCCAGCTGACCTACCGGGAACTGGACGAGCGGGCCGGGCGGCTGGCGCAGCGGCTCCGCGATCTCGGCACACTGCCCGAGGAGCCCGTCGCGATCGACATGGACCGTTCCGCCGTACTGGTGGTGGCCATTCTGGCGGTGCTCAAGGCAGGGGCCAGCTATCTGCCGTTGCACAGCGCGTATCCGATCGAGCGCAGTCAGCGGATCGTGGACGGCGCCGGCTGCCGGGTACTGCTGGCCGACGAGGTCACCCGGCGGCGGGGCCTGCCGCGGGGCTGCACAGTGGTGCTTGCCGACGACGAGCTGGAGTACGCGTCGCGGCCGGAGCCCGGTGTTACGGCACCGGCCGGGCCGAACCGGATCGCCTACCTGATGCACACCTCGGGTTCGACGGGACAACCGAAGGGCGTCGCGGTCACCCATCGCGGGGTGCTCGGGCTGGCGCTGGACTCGTGCTGGGACGGCGGCCGTCACGAACGGGTGCTGATGGTGGCCCCGTACGCGTTCGGCGTGTCCACTTACGAGCTCTGGGTGCCCCTGCTGCGCGGCGGCCGGATCGTCATCCCGGCGCCGGGACCGCTGGACGTGCGCGGCCTGCGGCGGGAGATCACCGAGGGTCAGATCACCGGCCTGCACCTGACCGCTGGGCTCTTCCGGGTGATCGCCGACGAGGCGCCGGACTGCCTCGACGGGGTGCGCGAGGTGCTCACCGGAGGCGACGTGATCGCCCCGAAGGCGGTGCAGCGGGTCCTCGAAGCCTGCCCGGACCTGGTGGTTCGCGCCATGTACGGCGGCACCGAGGTCTCCTCGTTCGCCACCAGCTCCCCGATGACGGCGCCCTACCGGGCCAGTACCAGCGTGCCGGTCGGGCGCGCACTGGACGACGTCGAACTGCACATCCTCGACGCGGCGCTGCGGCCGGTCGGCCGTGGCGAGGTCGGGGAGCTCTACATCGGCGGCGAGCGACTGGCGCTGGGCTACGCTGGCCGCGCCGGGCTCACCGCGGAACGCTTCGTCGCGGACCCGTTCGCGGGTGGCGGGCGACGGCTGTACCGCACCGGGGACCTGATGCGGTGGACCCCGGACGGGCTACTCGAGTTCGTCGGCAGGGCCAGTGACCAGGTCAAGATCCGCGGGTTCCGGGTGGAGCTCGGCGAGGTCGAGGCGGTGCTGGCCGGGCACGCCGGTGTCGCGCACGTCGCGGTCGTGGCCAAGGCGCCGGAACCCGGCGAGCAGCGGCTGGTCGCCTACGTGGTGCCGGGCCACGGCGAGTTCGACACCACCGCCTTGCTGGCGCACGCCGCGGCCAGCCTGCCCGAGTACATGCTGCCGTCCACCGTGGTGGTGCTGACCGAGCTGCCGCTGACCTCCAACGGAAAGCTGGACCGTGCGGCACTGCCGGAGCCGGTCTTCGCCACCGCGGGCGGCTACCGCGCGCCGGAGACGCCCCGACAGGAGGCGTTGTGCGCCTTGTTCACCGAAGTGCTCGGTGTTGCGCGCGTGGGTGTCGACGACAGCTTCTTCGACCTGGACGGCCAGTCGCTGCTGGCGATGCGGCTGGTCAGCCGCATCGGCGCGCTGCTCGACGTCGAGCTCTCCATCGCCGACGTGTTCAACGCGCCGACGGTGTCCGATCTGGACAAGCTGATCGAGGACATGGCTCCGGCCGACGAGTCGCTTGTGGACAGTGCGACGAAAGGACGGAACGGATGA
- a CDS encoding helix-turn-helix domain-containing protein has translation MVATTGTPRVRALASAMRQAREAAGLGVREVGKKMGIGHSTISYWETGKRVPKLEDIGAYLQAIGVTGEDRDRILDLGRNATDPDANWLAGGIPGISPALGGVLECERTAQRITEWSPFMMPGLLQASVYARAIIGNDEHAVMLRNARRDILATADPTEMVALIGESALHTLVGGTEIHLEQLRYLVKTLKAQPNIELRVVPTGAGWHRGLIGGFVFYEFAKSPPIVYAEHQSSSAFIYEDDDVAEFGRVATTLRTEKAMSPENSLKLIAEVIDQMERTQ, from the coding sequence ATGGTGGCGACCACTGGGACTCCGCGCGTCCGAGCGCTCGCTTCGGCGATGCGTCAGGCGCGCGAAGCGGCGGGCCTTGGCGTCCGCGAAGTGGGCAAGAAGATGGGCATCGGCCACTCGACCATCTCGTACTGGGAAACCGGTAAGCGAGTTCCGAAGCTGGAGGACATCGGCGCCTACCTGCAAGCCATTGGTGTAACGGGCGAGGATAGGGACCGTATCCTCGATCTTGGCAGGAACGCCACTGATCCGGATGCGAACTGGTTGGCCGGTGGAATTCCCGGTATCTCGCCCGCGCTGGGTGGCGTACTGGAGTGCGAGCGCACTGCCCAGCGCATAACTGAGTGGTCCCCGTTCATGATGCCGGGCCTGCTCCAGGCGTCGGTATACGCGCGGGCGATCATCGGCAACGACGAGCACGCGGTCATGCTGCGCAACGCACGCCGAGACATCCTGGCCACGGCCGACCCAACCGAGATGGTCGCACTCATCGGCGAAAGCGCGCTGCATACGCTCGTCGGAGGCACCGAAATACATCTTGAGCAGTTGCGCTACCTGGTCAAGACCCTGAAGGCGCAGCCGAATATCGAACTACGGGTAGTGCCCACCGGCGCCGGATGGCATCGCGGTCTGATCGGTGGGTTCGTCTTCTACGAGTTCGCGAAGTCTCCGCCCATCGTCTATGCCGAGCATCAAAGCTCCAGCGCCTTCATCTACGAGGACGACGACGTGGCGGAGTTCGGCAGGGTCGCAACGACACTGCGCACTGAAAAGGCGATGAGCCCCGAGAATTCCTTGAAGCTCATCGCCGAGGTGATCGACCAGATGGAGAGGACACAATGA
- a CDS encoding FAD-dependent oxidoreductase → MTRDIGRRAVVLGGSIAGILAARVLAEHYGRVLVVDRDKVLGVAEARRGTPHTRHAHGLHARGQLNLEELFPGFTDELRATGVPTGDLAEMRWFFNGRKLKPARTGLVSVTAPRPVLENHIRARVAELANVDFLEECDILGLTATADNGRIVGVRVRRRATGSAEELLAADLVVDATGRGSRTPAWLEEFGYGRPEEERVKVGLAYTTRLFRSTPEMFDGVQSINPVASPAHPRGAFFGQVGKDVAILSLTGILGDHPPTDQAGFLEFARSLPVPDVYRGVRDAEPLDDAVSFKFPASVRRRYERLDRFPARLLVLGDALCSFNPVYGQGMSVASIEALKLREHLRRGTVPEPGAFLRDMARVVDIPWEISAGGDLDFPGVEGKRTLKVRAGNAYLARLQYAATKDASVTAGFMRVAGLMDPPTALMRPAMMARVFRHAVRRPAPDRSRPAA, encoded by the coding sequence ATGACCAGAGACATCGGACGCCGCGCCGTGGTGCTCGGCGGGAGCATCGCCGGGATCCTCGCGGCGCGGGTGCTGGCCGAGCACTACGGCCGCGTGCTGGTGGTGGACCGCGACAAGGTGCTCGGGGTCGCCGAGGCCAGGCGCGGCACCCCGCACACCCGGCACGCGCACGGTCTGCACGCCCGCGGCCAGCTGAACCTCGAAGAGCTGTTCCCCGGTTTCACCGACGAGCTTCGCGCCACCGGGGTGCCGACCGGCGACCTGGCCGAGATGCGCTGGTTCTTCAACGGCCGCAAGCTCAAGCCCGCCCGCACCGGGCTGGTTTCGGTGACCGCGCCGCGGCCGGTGCTGGAGAACCACATCCGCGCGCGGGTGGCCGAGCTGGCGAATGTGGACTTCCTCGAAGAGTGCGACATCCTCGGCCTCACCGCCACCGCGGACAACGGCCGGATCGTCGGCGTGCGGGTGCGGCGGCGGGCGACGGGTTCCGCCGAGGAGCTGCTGGCGGCGGATCTGGTCGTCGACGCGACCGGGCGCGGCTCGCGCACCCCGGCGTGGCTGGAGGAGTTCGGCTACGGCCGGCCGGAAGAGGAGCGGGTGAAGGTCGGCCTCGCCTACACGACCCGGCTCTTCCGGTCCACGCCGGAGATGTTCGACGGCGTCCAGTCGATCAACCCGGTCGCCTCCCCGGCGCATCCGCGCGGGGCGTTCTTCGGCCAGGTCGGCAAGGACGTTGCCATCCTTTCGCTGACCGGCATCCTCGGCGACCACCCGCCGACCGACCAGGCCGGCTTCCTCGAGTTCGCCCGGTCGCTGCCGGTCCCGGACGTGTACCGGGGCGTGCGCGACGCCGAACCGCTCGACGACGCCGTGTCGTTCAAGTTCCCGGCGAGCGTGCGCCGCCGCTACGAGCGGCTGGACCGCTTTCCCGCCCGGCTGCTCGTGCTCGGGGACGCGCTGTGCAGCTTCAACCCGGTCTACGGCCAGGGCATGAGCGTCGCGTCGATCGAGGCGTTGAAGCTGCGGGAGCACCTGCGGCGGGGCACCGTCCCGGAGCCGGGCGCGTTCCTGCGGGACATGGCCCGCGTGGTCGACATCCCGTGGGAGATCTCCGCCGGCGGCGACCTCGACTTCCCCGGGGTGGAGGGAAAGCGCACGCTGAAGGTGCGGGCCGGCAACGCCTATCTGGCGCGGCTGCAGTACGCCGCCACCAAGGACGCCAGTGTCACCGCGGGTTTCATGCGGGTGGCCGGGCTGATGGACCCGCCGACGGCGCTGATGCGGCCGGCCATGATGGCACGGGTGTTCCGGCACGCCGTCCGCCGGCCGGCACCGGACCGGTCCCGGCCGGCGGCTTGA
- a CDS encoding epoxide hydrolase family protein, which produces MQPFRIEIPEADLVDLRRRLADTRWPVDPPGEPWRRGVPTSYLQELVEYWRTTFDWRAAEAELNRYPQFVTEIDGTNVHFLHVRSPEPDATPLLLTHGWPGSVAEFLDVIGPLSDPRAHGGDPADAFHLVIPSLPGFGFSGAVPDTGWTALRVAGAWAELMRRLGYDRYLAQGGDIGSGVSIDLGRIDQEHVAGVHVNMLMTFPSGDPGELTGLTGSEQDRLARMARFDSELSGYMKLQATRPQTLSFGLTDSPVGQLAWIAEKFRDWTGAAKVPEDAVDRDRMLTIVTIYWLTRTAGSSAAIYFEDAGKLDDITSGVRPAPSTVPLGVAVFPDDIFLPLRRLAERDHGNIVHWSELDRGGHFPALEQPEQLVADIRAFAAGLG; this is translated from the coding sequence ATGCAGCCCTTCCGAATCGAGATCCCCGAAGCCGACCTGGTGGATCTGCGCCGACGGCTCGCCGACACGCGGTGGCCGGTGGACCCGCCGGGGGAGCCGTGGCGGCGCGGCGTGCCGACGAGCTACCTCCAGGAGCTCGTCGAGTACTGGCGCACCACCTTCGACTGGCGCGCGGCCGAGGCGGAGCTCAACCGGTATCCCCAGTTCGTCACCGAGATCGACGGGACGAACGTGCACTTCCTGCACGTCCGCTCACCCGAGCCGGACGCCACCCCGCTGCTGCTCACGCACGGCTGGCCGGGTTCGGTGGCCGAGTTCCTCGACGTGATCGGGCCGCTGAGCGATCCGCGGGCGCACGGCGGGGATCCGGCGGACGCCTTCCACCTGGTCATCCCCAGCCTGCCAGGGTTCGGGTTCTCCGGCGCGGTGCCGGACACCGGCTGGACCGCGCTGCGGGTCGCCGGTGCGTGGGCGGAGCTGATGCGCCGCCTCGGCTACGACCGGTACCTGGCACAGGGCGGTGACATCGGCTCCGGCGTCTCGATCGACCTCGGCCGGATCGACCAGGAGCACGTGGCCGGGGTGCACGTCAACATGCTGATGACCTTTCCCAGCGGTGACCCCGGCGAGCTGACCGGGCTGACCGGCTCCGAGCAGGACCGGCTGGCCAGGATGGCGCGTTTCGACAGCGAGCTCTCCGGCTACATGAAACTGCAGGCCACCCGCCCGCAAACGCTTTCGTTCGGCCTCACCGACTCGCCGGTGGGGCAGCTCGCCTGGATAGCCGAGAAGTTCCGCGACTGGACCGGTGCGGCCAAGGTGCCCGAGGACGCGGTGGACCGCGACCGGATGCTCACCATCGTGACCATCTACTGGCTGACCCGTACCGCGGGCAGTTCCGCGGCGATCTACTTCGAGGACGCGGGCAAGCTCGACGACATCACCAGCGGGGTGCGGCCGGCGCCCAGCACCGTGCCGCTCGGGGTCGCGGTGTTCCCGGACGACATCTTCCTGCCGCTGCGGCGGCTCGCCGAGCGGGACCACGGCAACATCGTGCACTGGTCCGAACTCGACCGCGGCGGTCACTTCCCCGCGCTGGAACAGCCGGAGCAGCTCGTCGCCGACATCAGGGCGTTCGCCGCCGGTCTCGGCTGA